From the Nocardiopsis changdeensis genome, one window contains:
- a CDS encoding RNA-guided endonuclease InsQ/TnpB family protein → MARKTVKRAFKYRFYPTGAQAAELSRTFGCVRLVYNKALAARTRAWYQNRERIGYNATSAMLTGWKKTENLAFLAEVSSVPLQQALRHLQQGFSHFFAGRACYPRFKSRKKSRASAEYTSSAFRYRDGKLTLAKMSEPLAIVWSRPLPAGAAPSTVTVSRDAVGRWFVSLLCEDTVESSPAPHDAVGVDAGITSLVTLSTGEKVTNPRHERADRARLARAQRALSRKQTGSANQARARTRVARVHARIADRRKDFLHKLTTRLVRENQVVVIEDLTVRTMVRNRGLARAISDAAWSDMRSMLEYKAAWYGRELVVVDRFFPSTRLCSVPGCGHVHERLPLDVRVWTCPRCGAVHDRDVNAANNLRAAGLAVSACGAGVRPRREPSRTGLSASKQEGRGATRDGANAPDHR, encoded by the coding sequence ATGGCGAGGAAGACTGTGAAGCGGGCGTTCAAGTACCGCTTCTACCCCACCGGTGCGCAGGCGGCGGAGCTGTCGCGCACGTTCGGGTGTGTCCGCCTGGTCTACAACAAGGCCCTCGCAGCCCGCACCCGGGCCTGGTACCAGAACCGGGAACGGATCGGCTACAACGCTACCTCGGCGATGCTCACCGGCTGGAAGAAGACCGAGAACCTCGCCTTCCTGGCCGAGGTGTCCAGCGTTCCGCTCCAGCAGGCGCTGCGCCACCTCCAGCAGGGGTTCTCGCACTTCTTCGCCGGACGGGCCTGCTACCCGCGCTTCAAGTCGCGGAAGAAGTCCCGCGCCTCCGCGGAGTACACCTCCAGCGCGTTCCGCTATCGCGACGGGAAGCTCACTCTGGCGAAGATGTCCGAGCCGTTGGCCATCGTCTGGTCGCGTCCGCTCCCGGCGGGCGCGGCCCCGTCCACGGTGACGGTGTCGCGTGATGCGGTGGGCCGCTGGTTCGTGTCACTGCTGTGCGAGGACACCGTCGAATCCTCCCCGGCGCCACATGATGCGGTCGGTGTCGACGCCGGGATCACCTCGCTGGTCACCCTGTCCACGGGCGAGAAGGTCACCAACCCCCGGCACGAGCGGGCCGACCGGGCCCGGCTCGCCAGGGCCCAGCGGGCGCTGTCGCGCAAGCAGACGGGGTCGGCCAACCAGGCCAGGGCCCGCACCAGGGTGGCGCGGGTGCACGCCCGGATCGCCGACCGCCGGAAGGATTTCCTGCACAAGCTCACCACTCGTCTCGTCCGCGAAAACCAAGTGGTCGTGATCGAGGACCTGACCGTGCGCACCATGGTCAGGAACCGCGGCCTGGCCCGCGCCATCTCCGATGCCGCCTGGTCGGACATGCGGTCGATGCTGGAGTACAAAGCCGCCTGGTACGGGCGGGAGCTGGTGGTGGTGGACCGGTTCTTCCCCTCCACCCGGCTGTGCTCGGTGCCCGGGTGCGGGCACGTGCACGAGCGGCTGCCGCTGGACGTACGCGTGTGGACCTGTCCCCGGTGCGGGGCGGTGCACGACCGCGATGTGAACGCGGCGAACAACCTCAGGGCCGCCGGGCTGGCGGTGTCCGCCTGTGGAGCCGGTGTGAGACCCCGACGGGAGCCTTCCCGGACGGGGCTGTCGGCGTCGAAGCAGGAAGGCCGCGGGGCGACCCGCGACGGGGCGAACGCCCCGGACCACCGGTAG